A single region of the Actinoplanes sp. SE50/110 genome encodes:
- a CDS encoding MFS transporter, whose amino-acid sequence MRVHGPLAHAPFRFLLSGRLVSSLGNAMAPIALAFAVLDLTDSPGALGLVIGSRTIANVVFLLFGGVLADRLPRHLVMVGTSVAAGVTQAAIAATLSTGTATLTVLTTLSALNGVFSALAMPASAALLPQTVPAEERQQANAWSRLFLNGVAIVGAAAGGVLVAAVGPSWGIACDAATFFLAALLFVFVRTMPTEPIGAHPLPDPPETGVVPPDEAPGGGGIVTDLRTGWAEFSSRTWLWVVVAGFALINACIGGLTTLGPVVANTTFGRATWGFVLAAETVGMIVGGLVALRLRVSRLLLFGVVCAAFQLLPLLTLGLAPRPGFLLGAAFIAGVGVEQFGIAWETTMQEHVPAERLARVYSYDMLGSFIAIPIGQLLAGPIAQAVGVRRTLVGAALLIAVAVVGMLCSRDVRHLRHRLGSPADAQPIEA is encoded by the coding sequence GTGAGAGTCCACGGCCCTCTTGCACACGCACCGTTCCGATTCCTGCTGTCCGGCCGGTTGGTCAGCTCCCTCGGTAACGCCATGGCTCCCATCGCGTTGGCGTTCGCCGTCCTCGACCTGACCGATTCCCCCGGCGCGCTCGGCTTGGTGATCGGGTCCCGCACCATCGCCAACGTCGTCTTCCTGCTTTTCGGCGGAGTGCTCGCCGACCGCCTGCCGCGGCACCTGGTGATGGTCGGCACCAGCGTCGCCGCGGGGGTCACCCAGGCGGCGATCGCCGCGACGCTCTCGACCGGCACCGCCACCCTGACCGTCCTGACGACACTCAGTGCGTTGAACGGCGTGTTCAGCGCGCTCGCGATGCCGGCATCGGCAGCGCTGCTACCGCAAACCGTGCCCGCCGAGGAACGTCAGCAGGCGAATGCCTGGAGCCGGTTGTTCCTCAACGGCGTGGCCATCGTCGGGGCGGCGGCCGGTGGGGTGTTGGTGGCCGCGGTCGGGCCCAGCTGGGGTATCGCCTGCGACGCCGCCACCTTCTTCCTCGCGGCTCTGCTGTTCGTGTTCGTCAGGACGATGCCGACCGAACCGATCGGCGCTCACCCCCTACCGGACCCGCCGGAAACCGGCGTCGTCCCACCTGACGAGGCTCCCGGTGGCGGAGGCATCGTCACCGATCTGCGGACCGGGTGGGCGGAATTCAGCTCGCGAACCTGGCTGTGGGTCGTGGTGGCCGGATTCGCGCTGATCAACGCCTGTATCGGCGGACTCACCACGCTGGGGCCCGTCGTCGCGAACACCACCTTCGGCCGCGCGACCTGGGGTTTCGTGCTGGCCGCGGAGACCGTCGGGATGATTGTCGGTGGCCTCGTCGCCCTGCGACTGCGGGTCAGCCGCCTTCTGCTGTTCGGCGTCGTCTGCGCGGCCTTCCAACTACTCCCGCTGTTGACCCTCGGCCTCGCGCCGCGGCCGGGCTTCCTGCTCGGCGCCGCATTCATCGCCGGTGTGGGGGTGGAGCAGTTCGGCATCGCCTGGGAGACCACCATGCAGGAACACGTACCCGCCGAGAGACTGGCGCGTGTCTATTCCTACGACATGCTCGGCTCGTTCATCGCCATTCCGATCGGCCAGCTGCTCGCGGGGCCGATCGCCCAAGCCGTCGGTGTCCGGCGCACGCTGGTCGGTGCGGCCCTGCTCATCGCCGTCGCCGTGGTCGGCATGCTCTGCAGCCGGGACGTCCGACACCTGCGCCACCGCCTCGGATCACCGGCGGACGCCCAGCCGATCGAGGCCTGA
- a CDS encoding TetR/AcrR family transcriptional regulator gives MSRIRLTAAERQEQIVAAALQAFAQGGYVGTSTDEVARLSGVSQPYVIRIFGSKQELFLATVRYAGQRIEATWRAAADREPTLASLGSAYTDLLAERELLAVLLHGFAASADPVVGDAVRACYGNMYQTVRDLTGATPEEARDFFAMGMLITVLGTMRILGPGAVPPQPWMTSLLSTFPDHTA, from the coding sequence GTGTCTCGGATCCGTCTCACCGCCGCGGAACGCCAGGAGCAGATCGTCGCCGCCGCCCTGCAGGCCTTCGCCCAGGGCGGATATGTCGGCACGTCCACCGACGAGGTGGCCCGCCTGTCGGGCGTGTCACAGCCGTACGTGATCCGCATCTTCGGCTCGAAGCAGGAGCTGTTCCTGGCCACGGTCCGCTACGCCGGCCAGCGCATCGAGGCGACATGGCGGGCGGCCGCCGACCGGGAGCCGACTCTGGCCAGCCTGGGCAGCGCCTACACCGACCTGCTCGCCGAGCGCGAACTCCTCGCCGTCCTCCTGCACGGCTTCGCCGCCAGCGCCGACCCGGTCGTCGGCGACGCCGTCCGAGCCTGTTACGGCAACATGTACCAAACCGTCCGCGACCTCACCGGCGCCACCCCGGAGGAGGCCCGCGACTTCTTCGCCATGGGCATGCTGATCACCGTGCTCGGCACGATGCGCATCCTGGGCCCCGGCGCCGTCCCCCCACAACCGTGGATGACCTCGCTGCTCAGCACCTTCCCCGACCACACCGCCTGA
- a CDS encoding MFS transporter has translation MTTLASRAPAKTRPLAAVLAAVGIPTFMVSLDNLVVSTALPVIRTELHASITDLQWFVNAYTLPFAAFLLTAAALGDRLGRRRMFLGGIVVFTLASAAAALSTEAWQLTASRAVQGLGGAAITPLALTLLARAVPAHLRNAAVGIWGGITGLGVAVGPVVGGAVVDGLHWSWIFWLNVPVGVVAVVLAATTLDESRGDGRRLDPIGLILSAGGMLLLIWGVVDGPDRGWTSGRVPVMLGAAVVMLTGFLFWQARNRTPMLPLRLFRSRGFSLVNAVTLTFSAGAFGSVFLLSQFFQVVQGASPLQSGLRTLPWTAAPMIVAPLAGMLAGRIGQRILIVAGQVFLAAGLLWMALGLSVTASYTSLIGAFVLAGIGMGLTFAPVSTMVLASVDVNEQGVASGTNNTIREFGVAAGVAALSSIFSSLGGFSSFDAFIDGTRPAVLTGAAVIAVGAVVGLWLPRKA, from the coding sequence GTGACCACCCTCGCTTCCCGAGCACCCGCCAAGACCCGGCCGTTGGCGGCCGTGCTCGCCGCCGTCGGCATCCCGACCTTCATGGTCTCCCTGGACAACCTCGTGGTCAGCACGGCGCTGCCGGTGATCCGCACCGAACTGCACGCCTCGATCACCGACCTGCAGTGGTTCGTCAACGCGTACACGCTGCCGTTCGCCGCGTTCCTGCTCACCGCCGCCGCGCTCGGCGATCGGCTCGGGCGGCGCCGGATGTTCCTCGGCGGCATCGTCGTCTTCACCCTCGCCTCGGCGGCCGCCGCGCTGTCCACCGAAGCGTGGCAGCTCACCGCCTCCCGCGCGGTGCAGGGACTGGGCGGGGCCGCGATCACCCCGCTGGCGCTGACCCTGCTCGCCCGGGCGGTCCCGGCACACCTGCGCAACGCGGCGGTCGGGATCTGGGGCGGCATCACCGGGCTCGGCGTCGCCGTCGGCCCGGTCGTCGGCGGCGCGGTCGTCGACGGCCTGCACTGGTCCTGGATCTTCTGGCTGAACGTGCCGGTCGGCGTCGTCGCCGTCGTGCTCGCCGCGACCACGCTCGACGAATCCCGCGGCGACGGCCGCCGGCTCGACCCGATCGGCCTGATCCTGTCCGCCGGCGGCATGCTGCTGCTGATCTGGGGCGTCGTCGACGGCCCCGACCGGGGCTGGACCAGCGGCCGGGTCCCGGTCATGCTCGGCGCGGCGGTCGTGATGCTCACCGGCTTCCTTTTCTGGCAGGCGCGCAACCGGACCCCGATGCTGCCCCTCCGCCTGTTCCGCAGCCGCGGCTTCAGCCTGGTCAACGCGGTGACCCTGACCTTCTCCGCCGGTGCGTTCGGCTCGGTGTTCCTGCTCTCCCAGTTCTTCCAGGTGGTGCAGGGCGCCAGCCCGCTGCAGTCCGGCCTGCGCACCCTGCCCTGGACGGCGGCCCCGATGATCGTCGCGCCGCTGGCCGGCATGCTGGCCGGCCGGATCGGCCAGCGGATCCTGATCGTCGCCGGTCAGGTGTTCCTCGCGGCCGGTCTGCTGTGGATGGCCCTCGGACTGTCGGTGACCGCGTCCTACACCTCGCTGATCGGGGCGTTCGTGCTCGCCGGCATCGGGATGGGGCTGACCTTCGCCCCGGTCAGCACGATGGTGCTGGCCAGCGTGGACGTGAACGAGCAGGGCGTGGCGTCCGGCACCAACAACACGATCCGCGAATTCGGGGTGGCGGCCGGGGTGGCGGCTCTCTCGTCGATCTTCAGTTCGCTGGGCGGTTTCAGCAGCTTCGATGCCTTCATCGACGGTACGCGGCCGGCGGTGCTGACCGGCGCGGCGGTGATCGCGGTGGGGGCGGTGGTGGGGCTCTGGCTGCCCCGCAAGGCCTGA
- the folP gene encoding dihydropteroate synthase: MAIVNRTPDSFHDKGRTFALEKATEAVRHAAAEGADWIDIGGVPFAPGPEVTAAEELDRVLPVVEAARDLAVVSVDTFRPEVAAEVIRHGAAVVNDTSGLRDPAMADAVAGTDAQLVICHSLAAPRTLYPSPRYRDVTAEVGDFLRQKVALALSRGVRPDQIIIDPGHDLNKNTLHSLEITRRLDEIAAIGYPMLAALSNKDFIGETLDRPQQERLAGTLATVVFSLLRGARIMRVHDVRAASDAIRMTEAILGWREPAYLKHNI, encoded by the coding sequence ATGGCGATCGTGAACCGGACGCCGGACTCGTTCCACGACAAAGGCCGCACCTTCGCCCTGGAGAAGGCCACCGAGGCGGTCCGTCACGCGGCCGCCGAGGGGGCCGACTGGATCGACATCGGCGGCGTCCCGTTCGCTCCCGGCCCCGAGGTCACCGCCGCCGAGGAGCTCGACCGAGTCCTGCCCGTCGTCGAGGCGGCCCGCGACCTGGCCGTCGTCTCGGTCGACACGTTCCGCCCCGAGGTGGCCGCCGAGGTGATCCGGCACGGCGCCGCCGTCGTCAACGACACGTCCGGGCTGCGCGATCCCGCGATGGCCGACGCGGTCGCCGGCACGGACGCGCAACTGGTCATCTGCCACAGCCTCGCCGCGCCGCGCACCCTCTACCCCAGTCCGCGATATCGGGATGTGACCGCCGAGGTCGGCGACTTCCTCCGGCAGAAGGTCGCGCTGGCCCTCTCCCGCGGCGTGCGCCCGGATCAGATCATCATCGACCCGGGCCATGACCTGAACAAGAACACCCTTCACTCGCTGGAGATCACCCGCCGCCTCGACGAGATCGCCGCCATCGGCTACCCGATGCTCGCGGCCCTGAGCAACAAGGACTTCATCGGCGAAACCCTCGACCGCCCGCAGCAGGAACGACTCGCCGGAACGCTGGCCACGGTCGTCTTCAGCCTGCTGCGCGGCGCACGGATCATGCGGGTGCACGACGTCCGGGCGGCCTCCGACGCGATCCGAATGACCGAGGCGATACTGGGGTGGCGGGAACCCGCCTACCTCAAACACAACATCTGA
- a CDS encoding methyl-accepting chemotaxis protein: protein MKIMFAVLVVALLSVTDGLFAMDSLGTTNNMVKAGYQNSLELETIGNLRSAVNRTWLAASDDLLASDATARQAATGAPTDAQNQVDQYAQGYQGYPTGSDEGAALQAFRMAWASYADVLSGTLLPLAAAGDRAKIDAVRTRQIVPLMTEVRGQLARLSDLTVAETAAQETAAESRYQGTRWRVLLMLTFSAGIGVVLALGASRMIVRPLSRCVTVLDRIRTGDLTARAEVTGRDEVGRMADALNHTAQAMSDMVGRVRTSADVLASAAEELSTVSSELSVSAEETSAQVGTVSASAGRVSEGVQAVSAGAEEMGVSIREIANSANEAAGVAAEAARTAEHTNTSVSRLGEASAQISTVVALITSIAEQTNLLALNATIEAARAGEMGKGFAVVAAEVKDLAQETARATQEITAQVAAIQTESDGAVHAIRQIAAVIATINDYATTIAAAVEEQTATTAEIARSVGQAAEGSSAIAGTIAGVAQAAQQVTSGATETQQTAAELARTAAELQATAATYRT from the coding sequence ATGAAGATCATGTTCGCGGTGCTCGTCGTCGCCCTGCTCAGCGTGACCGACGGCCTGTTCGCCATGGACAGTCTCGGCACCACCAACAACATGGTGAAAGCCGGCTACCAGAACAGTCTCGAACTGGAGACGATCGGCAACCTGCGCAGTGCCGTCAACCGGACCTGGCTGGCGGCCTCCGACGACCTGCTCGCCAGCGACGCCACGGCCCGGCAGGCCGCCACCGGCGCCCCGACCGACGCGCAGAACCAGGTCGACCAGTATGCGCAGGGATATCAGGGCTATCCGACCGGCAGCGACGAGGGCGCCGCGTTGCAGGCGTTCCGGATGGCCTGGGCGTCGTACGCCGACGTGCTGAGCGGCACGCTGCTGCCGCTCGCCGCCGCCGGCGACCGGGCGAAGATCGACGCCGTGCGGACCCGGCAGATCGTCCCGTTGATGACCGAGGTGCGGGGGCAGCTCGCCAGGCTGTCCGACCTGACGGTGGCCGAGACCGCCGCGCAGGAGACCGCCGCCGAGAGCCGCTACCAGGGCACCAGGTGGCGGGTGCTGCTGATGCTGACCTTCAGCGCCGGGATCGGGGTGGTCCTCGCCCTCGGGGCGAGCCGGATGATCGTACGGCCGCTGTCGCGGTGCGTGACCGTGCTGGACCGGATCCGGACCGGTGACCTCACCGCCCGCGCCGAGGTCACCGGCCGCGACGAGGTCGGCCGGATGGCCGACGCCCTCAACCACACCGCCCAGGCGATGAGCGACATGGTCGGCCGGGTGCGGACCAGCGCCGATGTCCTCGCCTCCGCCGCCGAGGAGCTGTCCACCGTCTCCAGCGAGCTGTCCGTGTCGGCGGAGGAGACTTCCGCCCAGGTCGGCACGGTGTCCGCATCGGCCGGCCGGGTGTCCGAAGGGGTGCAGGCGGTCTCCGCCGGGGCCGAGGAGATGGGCGTGTCGATCCGGGAGATCGCGAACAGCGCCAACGAGGCCGCCGGGGTCGCCGCCGAGGCCGCCCGTACCGCCGAGCACACCAACACCAGCGTGTCCCGGCTCGGCGAGGCGTCCGCGCAGATCAGCACGGTCGTCGCGCTGATCACCTCGATCGCCGAACAGACCAACCTGCTGGCCCTCAACGCGACCATCGAGGCGGCCCGGGCCGGCGAGATGGGCAAGGGGTTCGCGGTGGTCGCCGCCGAGGTGAAGGACCTCGCCCAGGAGACCGCCCGGGCCACCCAGGAGATCACCGCGCAGGTCGCCGCGATCCAGACCGAATCCGACGGGGCGGTACACGCCATCCGGCAGATCGCCGCGGTCATCGCGACGATCAACGACTACGCGACGACGATCGCGGCGGCCGTCGAGGAGCAGACCGCGACCACCGCCGAGATCGCCCGCAGCGTCGGTCAGGCCGCGGAAGGCTCGTCGGCGATCGCCGGGACGATCGCCGGTGTGGCGCAGGCCGCCCAGCAGGTCACCTCCGGCGCGACCGAGACCCAGCAGACCGCCGCCGAACTCGCCCGGACCGCGGCCGAACTCCAGGCCACGGCCGCGACCTACCGGACCTGA
- a CDS encoding TetR/AcrR family transcriptional regulator: MARTPVPGTRDTILTAAAGLFYRYGVRAVGMAQVVEVAGCGKNLLYRHFPSKAQLAAAYLRLSRREREQAAAEALRWAHGPAGQLIALVAEIAESTRRPGWRGCAFRNYLTEFPGATDEPAQLARAYLADSRAVVDRLVTELGGDALLADRIWLIVDALHSSPPDQARVAVDWVTELIRDTTA, encoded by the coding sequence ATGGCACGTACGCCGGTTCCGGGCACCCGCGACACGATTCTGACCGCGGCCGCCGGGCTGTTCTACCGGTACGGCGTCCGCGCGGTCGGCATGGCCCAGGTCGTCGAGGTCGCCGGCTGCGGCAAGAACCTGCTGTACCGGCATTTTCCCAGCAAGGCGCAGCTGGCCGCGGCCTATCTGCGACTGTCCCGCCGGGAGCGCGAGCAGGCCGCCGCCGAGGCGCTCCGCTGGGCGCACGGCCCGGCCGGACAGCTGATCGCCCTGGTCGCCGAGATCGCCGAGTCGACCCGCCGGCCGGGCTGGCGGGGCTGCGCCTTCCGCAATTATCTGACCGAGTTCCCGGGCGCCACCGACGAGCCGGCCCAGCTGGCCCGCGCCTACCTCGCCGACAGCCGCGCCGTGGTCGACCGCCTGGTCACCGAGCTGGGCGGTGACGCCCTGCTGGCCGACCGCATCTGGCTGATCGTCGACGCCCTGCACTCCAGCCCCCCGGACCAGGCCCGGGTCGCCGTCGACTGGGTCACCGAACTGATCCGCGACACCACCGCCTGA
- a CDS encoding ATP-binding cassette domain-containing protein: MTAARSSVAVAAGSGRSTPIDGTSSAPSASPHPPTAGRPPRGPIDPRLLRHARTARAGIALQSLIGIGQAAATLAIAVALTRLIAPSRPHSLLFGGSRGTAVALLAAAFTTRALLAWAEQVTARRTAAKVTDELRRRLLGTVVRRGPAWVASFGAGRLTTILGTGLDSLRPWFAGYLPSLILGVTLPPVVLTVMFLADPASAVIALLTLPLVPILGALIGWATQARAEQRWAADARLAGHFLDVVQGLGTLRMYGRADRQTTVIADLTDRHRRATLRVLRVAFLSSTALDLVGTLSVGLIAVQAGIRVAGGSMPLAPALLAILLAPEAYRPLREMAARYHAATDATAVITDVTDILTPPAAPLAASRTGSLPDTALSQEWLALTHRIRSCPVPSPSPLSDLAAPPPAFPAATAGLSPALPAAATPTPALPAATAGLPPALPAAATPTPALPAATAPGPSAAATPRWGVLASGVRASYPGSRGEALSLPELAVQAGEFVALRGPSGAGKSTLLRVLAGLHPADRGALAVGRTFHLSQRPALPHARTIGEAFPAGATDDEIRSALHLVGLDTEVTPQTPLGEHGRGISAGQRQRLALAALLHRATHLRRGEPAASRHPGPVVTLLLDEPTAHLDPAAERLVITHLQDFARRGCAVLVVAHRPALLAAADRIVDLTAPPGITTTPADSPACDAPGEASREHPASAPRPAEIAAEGSWWRRPWVAVALGAAAVLGGLTLTGSAAWLLVRAATLPPVLTLSAAVVLVRGSAVARPLLRYLERLVAHDVAFARLGRRRAAVYAELIPRVPGPRLHRRGDLLTRLVDDVDARVDGLLRGWFPILTAAVTVAVAGAAALTIAMSGDAAATIAVSGDAASTGLAARAAGVAPAVLATRIAGVLALGIVITGVVAPLLAWWQADRQEAATGSARAALRDAMVETVDGVEELGTGAARSGVPENRSRTLAVLEARAARTAGLAAAVAHLGWAVAAAGTAIVLGRAGLSAEWSAVLLLGVIALGEPLVALPEAAIARRHATGAEHRVAALTTDDPTARRPATGAEHRVAALATDDPTARRPATGAEHRVAALATDDPTARRPAPAEPDATGETPATGADTPTDEIAAGAGPIADSAAVHGTTPVDPGHPAPPPASRPRSGEVIIEALVAAWDPQGDPTIDGLSLHLRPGARAAVTGRSGSGKSTLAAVLGGLLRPRSGEVRVGGRAVLVSDETGHVFASDVRENLRLAAPAASDGEVVAALRRVGLGPWLDGLAAGLDTWLGTGGSTMSGGQRRRLATARALLADPALLILDEPTEGIDEAGARELMADLLDAASGRTVLVFAHRAEGLDLVDQIYELSNGRLNVGLDRSVR; encoded by the coding sequence ATGACCGCGGCCCGCTCCTCGGTCGCGGTCGCTGCCGGTTCCGGCCGCTCCACCCCGATTGACGGTACGTCGTCAGCACCGTCCGCCTCGCCCCACCCGCCCACCGCGGGCCGCCCGCCGCGGGGCCCGATCGACCCGAGGCTGCTGCGCCACGCCCGCACCGCGCGCGCCGGCATCGCCCTGCAGTCCCTGATCGGCATCGGTCAGGCCGCCGCGACGCTGGCCATCGCCGTGGCCCTCACCCGGCTCATCGCCCCGTCCCGGCCACACTCGCTGCTGTTCGGCGGCTCCCGCGGCACCGCCGTCGCCCTGCTCGCCGCCGCCTTCACCACCCGTGCCCTGCTCGCCTGGGCCGAACAGGTCACCGCCCGCCGCACCGCCGCCAAGGTCACCGACGAGCTCCGCCGCCGCCTGCTCGGCACCGTCGTGCGGCGCGGCCCGGCCTGGGTCGCCTCGTTCGGCGCCGGTCGCCTCACCACCATCCTGGGCACCGGGCTCGACTCCCTGCGCCCCTGGTTCGCCGGCTACCTGCCGTCCCTGATCCTCGGCGTGACGCTGCCCCCGGTCGTGCTCACCGTGATGTTCCTGGCCGACCCGGCCTCCGCGGTGATCGCCCTGCTCACCCTCCCGCTGGTCCCGATCCTCGGCGCCCTGATCGGCTGGGCCACCCAGGCCCGCGCCGAGCAGCGCTGGGCCGCCGACGCCCGGCTGGCCGGCCACTTCCTCGACGTCGTCCAGGGTCTCGGCACCCTCCGCATGTACGGCCGGGCCGACCGCCAGACCACCGTCATCGCCGACCTCACCGACCGGCACCGCCGCGCCACCCTGCGGGTCCTGCGGGTCGCGTTCCTCTCCTCCACCGCCCTGGACCTGGTCGGCACCCTCTCGGTCGGCCTGATCGCCGTCCAGGCCGGCATCCGGGTCGCCGGCGGCTCCATGCCACTGGCCCCGGCCCTGCTCGCCATCCTGCTGGCCCCCGAGGCCTACCGCCCGCTGCGGGAGATGGCCGCCCGCTACCACGCCGCCACCGACGCCACCGCGGTCATCACCGACGTCACCGACATCCTCACCCCACCCGCGGCGCCGCTCGCCGCATCTCGCACCGGCTCTCTGCCGGACACCGCCCTCAGCCAGGAATGGCTGGCCCTGACCCACCGCATCCGCTCCTGCCCCGTTCCCTCGCCCTCTCCGCTCAGCGATCTCGCCGCCCCGCCACCCGCGTTCCCTGCCGCCACCGCGGGCCTTTCACCCGCGCTCCCGGCCGCTGCCACCCCGACACCCGCACTCCCCGCCGCCACCGCGGGCCTTCCACCCGCGCTCCCGGCCGCTGCCACCCCGACACCCGCACTCCCCGCCGCCACCGCACCCGGACCGTCGGCCGCGGCGACCCCGCGGTGGGGTGTGCTCGCGTCCGGCGTGCGAGCCTCCTATCCCGGCTCCCGCGGCGAAGCGCTCTCCCTGCCCGAACTGGCCGTCCAGGCCGGCGAGTTCGTCGCCCTCCGCGGCCCGTCCGGCGCCGGCAAGAGCACCCTCCTGCGGGTCCTGGCCGGCCTGCACCCCGCCGACAGGGGCGCCCTCGCGGTGGGCCGCACCTTCCACCTGTCCCAGCGCCCGGCCCTGCCGCACGCCCGGACGATCGGCGAGGCGTTCCCGGCCGGAGCCACCGACGACGAGATCCGCTCCGCCCTGCACCTGGTAGGCCTGGACACCGAGGTCACTCCGCAGACCCCGCTCGGCGAGCACGGCCGCGGCATCTCCGCCGGTCAACGTCAGCGCCTGGCCCTGGCCGCCCTCCTGCACCGGGCCACCCACCTGCGCCGCGGCGAACCCGCCGCGAGCCGGCACCCCGGCCCGGTGGTCACCCTGCTGCTCGACGAACCCACCGCCCACCTCGACCCCGCCGCCGAACGCCTGGTCATCACCCACCTCCAGGACTTCGCCCGACGAGGCTGCGCCGTCCTGGTGGTCGCCCACCGCCCCGCCCTCCTCGCCGCCGCGGACCGCATCGTCGACCTGACCGCCCCGCCCGGCATCACGACGACCCCGGCCGACAGCCCCGCCTGCGACGCTCCCGGGGAAGCCTCTCGAGAGCACCCCGCGTCCGCACCCCGGCCTGCCGAGATCGCCGCGGAGGGCAGTTGGTGGCGGCGGCCCTGGGTCGCGGTCGCGCTGGGTGCGGCCGCGGTCCTCGGCGGGCTGACCCTGACCGGCTCCGCCGCCTGGCTGCTGGTGCGGGCCGCCACCCTGCCTCCGGTGCTGACCCTGTCCGCGGCGGTGGTCCTGGTCCGCGGCAGCGCGGTGGCCCGCCCCCTGCTCCGCTACCTGGAGCGTCTGGTCGCCCATGACGTGGCGTTCGCCCGGCTGGGTCGGCGGCGGGCCGCGGTCTACGCCGAGCTGATCCCCCGGGTCCCCGGCCCTCGGTTGCACCGCCGCGGTGATCTCCTCACCCGCCTGGTCGACGACGTGGACGCCCGGGTCGACGGTCTGCTCCGCGGCTGGTTCCCGATCCTCACCGCCGCGGTGACGGTGGCGGTCGCCGGGGCCGCCGCGCTCACCATCGCCATGTCGGGGGATGCCGCCGCCACCATCGCGGTGTCCGGCGACGCCGCATCGACCGGCCTCGCGGCGCGGGCGGCCGGGGTGGCGCCCGCCGTGCTCGCCACCCGGATCGCCGGCGTGCTCGCCCTCGGCATCGTGATCACCGGCGTGGTGGCCCCGTTGCTCGCCTGGTGGCAGGCGGACCGCCAGGAGGCCGCGACCGGCTCCGCTCGGGCCGCCCTGCGGGACGCGATGGTCGAGACGGTCGACGGCGTCGAGGAACTCGGCACCGGCGCCGCCCGTTCCGGCGTGCCGGAGAACCGTAGCCGCACCCTGGCCGTACTGGAGGCCCGGGCGGCCCGCACCGCCGGCCTGGCCGCCGCCGTCGCCCACCTGGGGTGGGCGGTCGCCGCCGCCGGAACGGCCATCGTCCTGGGCCGGGCCGGCCTTTCCGCGGAGTGGTCCGCGGTCCTGCTGCTGGGCGTCATCGCCCTGGGCGAGCCGCTGGTCGCCCTGCCGGAAGCCGCCATCGCCCGCCGCCACGCCACCGGCGCCGAACACCGGGTCGCCGCCCTGACCACCGACGACCCCACCGCCCGCCGCCCCGCCACCGGCGCCGAACACCGGGTCGCCGCCCTGGCCACCGACGACCCCACCGCCCGCCGCCCCGCCACCGGCGCCGAACACCGGGTCGCCGCCCTGGCCACCGACGACCCCACCGCCCGCCGCCCCGCCCCAGCGGAACCTGACGCCACCGGCGAAACGCCCGCCACCGGAGCCGACACACCCACTGACGAGATCGCCGCCGGAGCCGGGCCCATCGCCGACAGCGCGGCGGTCCACGGCACCACGCCGGTCGATCCCGGCCACCCCGCGCCACCACCGGCATCCCGGCCGAGGTCCGGCGAGGTCATCATCGAGGCCCTGGTCGCCGCCTGGGACCCCCAGGGTGACCCCACGATCGACGGCCTTTCGCTGCACCTCCGGCCAGGCGCCAGGGCGGCCGTCACCGGCCGCTCCGGTTCCGGGAAGTCGACGCTGGCCGCCGTGCTCGGCGGCCTGCTGCGACCGCGGTCCGGCGAGGTGCGCGTCGGCGGCCGGGCCGTCCTCGTCAGCGATGAGACCGGACATGTGTTCGCTTCCGACGTACGGGAAAATCTGCGTCTCGCCGCACCGGCCGCGAGTGACGGAGAGGTTGTCGCCGCGCTGCGGCGGGTCGGTCTCGGCCCGTGGCTGGACGGTTTGGCGGCCGGGCTGGACACCTGGCTGGGGACCGGGGGCAGCACGATGTCGGGCGGGCAGCGGCGCCGGCTGGCCACCGCGCGGGCGTTGCTGGCCGATCCGGCGCTGCTGATCCTGGATGAGCCGACCGAGGGGATCGATGAGGCGGGCGCCCGGGAGCTGATGGCGGATCTGCTGGACGCGGCGTCCGGGCGGACGGTGCTGGTGTTCGCGCACCGCGCGGAGGGTCTCGATTTGGTAGACCAGATTTACGAACTGTCCAATGGACGGCTGAATGTCGGTTTGGACCGATCAGTCCGCTAA